In Lactuca sativa cultivar Salinas unplaced genomic scaffold, Lsat_Salinas_v11 Lsat_1_v11_unplaced_04, whole genome shotgun sequence, the genomic window aaacaacttttccatgGGACTCTAAAACATGGAACGAAAAACATTTCTATAAAATTTGATGATCAGAATCCCTAATAGAAAATCTCAACTTGTTTATACCTAAAATATAAATAGAGTGATTATGTTCgatgagaaactaaatgaaaaaaCACACAATCGAAGGAAGGCATCGAGAAATTGAGAAAAATGTTAGAAATAACTGAAATTGAAAAggaaagagatgtgtatgaacaCATGCGTCTCCTCTATACGCGTTTCCTAAGTACTTCTCCATTGATCTTCTCTGTATGCACTTGAGTTTTGGTAATGGGGAGGCAGAGTTTTGATAATGGGGAGGCAGGGGATGAAACTGAgcaatgtgtatgtgtgtgtgcgcGCGCCTTTCTCTTGCCTTTATCTTCTCATATGGGAAGACTTTTTAATTGTTATCAGTTTATCACTAAACCAACcgacatatgattgatatgtagATGAAAGTTTGACAGATGGGAAGAAATTAGAATGACGAAGCTACATGTCAACACTTTCTAGCCAAATAAAAAAGGCAAATAACAAACTAACCGGTTATAATGGGTTTGTTACATAAATTAGCCGGTAAAACACAAGTTGGTTCCCTTTAtatgcaaaataaataaataaataaataaataaataaataaataaataaaaagatgacaaactttttaaaataaaactgataaaatTGGTTGGGCTAAAATGACAATGAAACAAACAAGTTAGGAGCACGTTGAAACTTATCCAAAGTGTAATCTAATACTTACAATCTCTTGAAATGATACACGAAATTGTAAATTTAAATACCGATATTATGATTTCGATATATCTAAGTCGGAAATGAGATACACAAACTTGTGGATTTGTTAATAGGAAAAGGGAAAATGTCATGTTATCCTAACGAACTTGTCAAGTTTGTTTTTAAAAGGTCACCCAATTAATCTTTTTTGTACATTAAGGGAACGACATATAAATTGACCGGTTGAAATGGTCCCTTGACCTGTAATAAAACGTTTCCATAACAAAGCAGTAAAAAACCGGTGAGGTGGCCGCCTAGTCACAGCTTATGTGGCAATTGACTCTGGTCCACAGTCAACCATTACCCATATACACCAGTATGCCGGTTTATGTATAATCTGAGTAAAAGATCGAAAGAACATAAAAACTCACAAGGACCTTAAAGTAGATGTAATCAtgggcgttgaagcaccttcataAAGATGAATATAGTACCAATTATTGATTGAAAAATGGAAATTTTCAAACTTCATGGTTGGATTCACAAAACAACCACCATGCTTTTCTTACAATAATTAGTATACAATACTTACCTAGTTCTTCATGATGTTGGGTCATAAGGGCCTTGTAATGACAAATTGCTTATTGTAAAACATCACCCATTTGCTAATTTGTTAGTAATTCCAAAATCAAATGATTTTCGTGAAGAAAAATCACGAATTTATTTCAGAAAGGGAAGAACAGAATATTAtccataattgaatttattacccACCCAAGTTCAAGGTAAGCTTTTGGACGTTGTACATTGAAATCAAGATCCCATCTTTGCAAAGAGATCAAGGAATTCTACCAGTGAAGTTGTTTTTGTTGAACCTCAAAACTACCAAATATGTAAGTTTTTTCCCGATACATTTGGGAATATTTCCACCGAGTTTATTGTCACCCAAATCTATAACTTCCAAAACTTGTAGATTCCCTAATTCCCGAGGAGTTTACCGATAAAGCTATTGTTGTTCATAATTTAAGCAATATAATAATGAATTACGAGCAATTGAACATGGAATGCTACTAGAGAGCTGATTTGAGTTTAATCTCATGCAGATTCCAAACACAATTGGTAATTTTCACCTGATACAATAGACAAATTTAACAATTTATTGTTCcattaaaaatatatacaaaattgCCAACTAATTTAATTAAAAGAATGCTCAAAGGCATTTTAATATATATGAACTTACAATATTTTTAGATAAAAGGTAAGACGGTAACTTTACTTGGAACATGACCAAAATtgctataaaacatcaaaataaccAGCAATATTgcaacaaactttttttttttcgaacAAAAACGCTTTTTTGAGGATAACCAGTCAAATCTATTCATAAGAAGTCTAATTAATTTCACGGTAGCCCTCACCTATGAATTTGAAGTCGATAAAGTAGCCTCCAAAGTTCACCTATTTgttctattattattttttcacTGTATTAAACCTTAAACATTGGGCTCCTTTAACTGAATGCAacattcattttatttatttgtttgtgtttattatttaatcaggCTGTGGTATATATTAGACAATGTGTTTTCAAATTATATGGTTCAGGCAAAATATTTTATCCACTTGAAGCAATTCAAAGTACACAACAAAACTCACCAGTAATTAACATGGTTTAATGGAGGAGAGGAGCAATCATGAAGAGCCATGCGATGATGCACTCAAAATGATCTAAATTAAGAAACAAAATGTATAAAGTAAACAACAAGGGTAAGCATGATACAATATATGAaaaacttaaaacacataagtagaAAGGGGGATGGGTCAAGAAAAATCCAAAATGAAAAAAACTGACAAAATATCATAAACTTAGAAATAATATAGTAGAAGTGACTTTATGACCCTCTTTACATCTATTGTCAATGATGATATGCCTTGTTGAGGATTACATAACATAAATGATGATGAGAAAAACATAGCTATCCTATCCTATCCAAAACCAACAGTTTTCTGTAACAAATACCAACAATACAACTTCATGTCAATCAGAGTGATTGTCTGAATAGACTGAACACCatacaaacaaacacaaaaatatgAGATTAACCCTAATCTAATCTCATAACTTGCAGACTCATGAGAatataatcaaacaatcaaccaaaaTGACTACCATTGCAGATTCATACTAGACCATAGTCTTATCTAAataccaaatccaacaaaaaaaAACTCCACCTTTCACCCAAACATCCTCTTTCTAAACATGAAAAACTAGAAATTTTACAAATGAAGAAATAAATAATGAGTCAGTTACATGGTTCTTACTTACTTGGACCAATGTAGAGGAAAACTGAGGGATGCAACAGCATGTTGGGAGTGAGAGCAGCAGCAGAAGGTCGAGAATTAAAAAGAACTACTTGCATTCCACATGATCTATGCAGCTATTCTCTTCCTCTCTTGAACTTGGCAACTCTTACCACAACTGCAACGTATATCTTATCCATGGTTTCCTCAGCAAACATGAAAAGTTTGTGTCTCCACTGCTTCTTGAACATCAGAACTCCAATAACACCCCAAAACCCTGTTCCAAAACCACTCATTATATCCACATAAAACAACCATACCTCCATCTTCTCATCAGCTGCTTTGTGTTTCTTCttgcttcttgttgttgttggatcTTGATGATTTGAGCAAGTGTTTTGCAATGGAGGTCCACATAGATGTTTGTTCCCAGCATATATTGATGGATCATCAATAAGCGTCTGCAGTTGATTTCCTGTTGGAATTTGTCCTGacaagttgttgtgtgacaaattcAAATGGCTCAAAAAAGTCAAAGCTGCCATGCTTGGAGGGATGCTCCCGCTCAACTTGTTTTTTGAGAAATCAAGAGTTTCCAACTTCTTCATCTTTCCAACGCTCTCTGGAATACCCCCTCTGAGATGATTATTAGACAGATTCAGACCCACCAACAAAGAAAGTGCAGTTAGCTCAACCGGTATTTCTCCCACAAGTTTATTGCTTGAAAGGTCCATGTTAAACACTATATCCCAAGTTGTTGTATATTCAAGATCAACACCTTTCATGACCTGAATCACATTCTTATCATCATCGAGATCAAAATAACTCTCATTCATCCGATGACTCACAACCATGCCATTTAAGTTTCCTACACAACGAGGGATGGTTCCAGTTAAGTTGTTGTATGCAAGATCCAAAATTTGAAGATTTGAATTTTTGCAAAGAGATGGAGGAATTCTACCAGTGAAGTTGTTTTTGTGTAAACTCAAAACTACCAAAGATGTAAGTTTTTCCCCTATCCAATTGGGTATATTTCCATATAATTTATTGTCACCCAAATCTAAGACTTCCAAACCTTGTAGATTCCCTAATTCTGGAGGAACTTCACCAGTAAAGTTATTTTTGTTCAAATTTAACCAAAATAATGATGAAATAAGAGCAATTGAGCTAGGAATGGCACCAGAGAGCTGATTTGAGCTTAATCTCATGGCAGTCAAACCCTGCAGATCCCCCACACAGTTGGGAATTTTCCCACTTAACATGTTTCTTGAAAGATCAAGCACTTCCAAATCTGTTCTTCTGCATAATGACCTTGGAATTGACCCACTGAAAAGGTTATATTCCAGAAGTAATGCACGAAAAGGCCCATATACATCACCATTTCCTGCATTAGGAAGGTTTTTCAAAGATCCACTGAGTTTGTTATGAGAGAGATCTAAGAAATTGATGATGGGCATCTTCCGCAGCCATGTGGGCAGCGGCCCCGAAAGTGTAGCATTGGACAACTCTAAGATTTGAAGTTTCCTCAGATGTCGAAGCCACTGCGGAAATCCATTCCCGATATTGCAAGAGCTGAGACTAAGAGATATCAACTGGAATGGAGGTATCCACCCACGTGAAACATTGAATGTCAGCTTAGTGTTAGAAGAAGCATCCAAGACCTTCAACACTGAAAGATTAGCAAAATGGGCTTCGGTAACCGCTCCTTCTAAAGAATTGTTATAGATAGAGAGAGTACGGAGTTTGGCAAGTTGCCCAATCGAAACTGGAATAGTCCCGTCTAATAAATTAGATCCTAGATCCAAATTTGTTAAAGATGCTAATTTTCCAAGGGATTCTGGAATTGAACCATTCAATTGGTTTTCAGATAGATCAAGTACTTGTAAAAATCTTAATCTTCCTAGAGATTCAGGGATTGAACCAGTCAGTTTGTTGTATGATAGATCAAGGTCTCTTAAGTTTGCCAGTCCTCCAAGTGTTTCTGGAATTCTACCTTTTAAACTCCGACTTAATTCCAGAAACTCCAAAGCATATATGGAGCACTCTGATGCATTTTTTGGTGTGTCAATCATTTCCATAGCAAACTCATTATCTGTTACACTTAATTGTTTCAGGTGGCACTGTCTCCAGATTCCAACATCCTCAATCTGCTTAAACTTGTTACCAGAAAGATGAAGCTCTAGAAGTTTAGGCATAATAGGAAGAGATGAATTCAACATGGTATCTGAAAGGTCAAGGACTTCTAGGGAGCTCATGTTTGTCAATACAGATGGAAATATACCTCCACGTGGATTATTGCTAAGATCGAGGTGCTGGATGTTAGAAAGTGTACTGTAATTAAGATGTGGAGAAGATAGATGCGTCTTATCCAGCCCACAACCTGACAAATGAAGCTCTGACAAAGAAGGGATCATGCTTAGTAGCTTTGGAAAGTTCCATGCCAAACTATGATTAAATCCAGAAAGACTGAGGAATGTTAGGGATGTCATGTTTTGAAGAAGGAAGGGGAGTGGACCTTTGAAAGAATTGTAGCCAAGATCGAGGTGTTTTATATTAGGAAGTATTCTACTGGAATTAAGAAAAGGACCAAGATTAACATTGGAAAGTCTACAACGTGACAAACTTAACTCTTTTAAGGAGGGAATCATGTGAAGCATCATGTCCCAGTTTTGTGCTCCACTAAGATCCACATAACTCAAGTCGAGAAGCTCGAGTGACGAAAGGCCAAAAGCCCATGCCATATCATCTGCCTTCAGAAAGTTTTCATGATGGTTTGAACTGAGATCAAGAACCTTTAGATTAGAAAGATTTCCAATGCGAGGAGGAATAATACCTTGAAAATCAGCATCAGAGAGATTGAGGTAGGTCAGCTGTTTCAATGATCCAATGAACTCAGGGATCCGACTTCCTTGAAAATAATTCTGACTCAAGTCGAGGTATTTGAGATGCCTCAACTCTGCCAAAGAAGAGCTCACCTTATTACCAGATATGTAGTAGTAGTCATCTCCTTTGAGATGAAGGCGTTGAACATTTCCAGTGACACCATCACACTGGATTCCTTCCCACATGCAACACTCATTTCCAACCCATGATGACAACATTCCAAAAGGATCTTCAACACTCTGTTTGAACTTGAGGAGAGCAACTCGCTCTTGCTCAGAGCAAAGGACACTAACATTTCCAACCCCCAAACAAGTATATGTGGCTGCAAACAAAAACACACATACGAAAATGAGATGGAAACCCAAACCCCTCCAATTCCCCATTATCAACCCTAACTTAATTTTAGTTTAGAAGAAAATTGAAGTAGGCAGATGAGTTGTGATGATGAAGTGATGGGTTCTTATGATGAAGTAACTAGTACATTTATAAAGCCATAAATTAATGAAGAATAACTTGTTGCAATATTGGAAGACTTGGAAGTCAATTAAAAATttggggaaaatgacttaggagggtaattatCTTAATCGCTTTATTTACATTTAGgtaatttctttatttttgtatacatttaaccatttaacttgctatatgtgttcacatattggcaatgTCACCGGCTATAGCAGGTGACAATGCTAATATGTGAACAAATTAACAAGTTAAATGTGTAGGAAAAAAGAAAATtgtctaaatgtgaacaaaacgaaaagttaattaccttcatAAGTCATTTTTTTCACTTTTAATAgcgtttttattttttaaatttgtttgtattattttttttttcaaacgttatatttaaaatatccatattttcctaaatattaattaaatattgaccaaatttaaactatactttttaattattaaatatgtttttgttttgtaaaatattttatatagctAGCCTcttataaattttttttcttttgtttttaagcatatacaatatttttaaagtaaatagtatctaacaataaaattaaataaatcaaatatataaCAATAAGTATAGAGGgtcttttaaaaaataaaaagaaaatattacttagcaaataaacacaaaaaaaatctatataatgtaaatgttttaaaattattccaacattttaataatttttaattagaaGTTTACAAACGTTTAAGTTTTtttaatacaacattttaaactagtatttaacaaaagtattttaaaatgttataaaaaatattaaattatcatataaaatcTGTGAAACACTTTAAAACTGTtgtaaaagagaatttaaaaataaatgtatgaaagttataaaaaaaattatatggaaatgtaattaaaaaaacaagtttaacacatttataaaacattttgtttaaaaacacttgtattaaaattatataaaggagtaaaaaaagtttaaaaaaatataaacagaGATTAAAAACATTGTATTAGAAAATCCATaggaaaaaatatcataaaaatattgtaagaaattataaaaaaaaaataattttgtaaaaaaaattgttcaccTTTAAAAAACTTTCTTTTAAAAATTTGTAAACTtctaattcaaaattattaaaaagttggaataattttaaaacatttacaatatatagattttttttatttttatttgctaagtaatattttgtttttatttttttaaaagaccCTCCATACTTATtgttaaatatttaatttatttaattttattgttagatactatttactttaaaaatattgtatatgcttaaaacaaaagaaaaaaattataagaggctatataaaatattttacaaaacaaaaacatatttattaattaaaaaataaagtttaaaattggtcaatatttaattaatatttaggaaaatatggatattttaaatataacatttgaaaaaaataatacaaacaaatatgaaaaataaaatcgtTATTAAAAGTGAAAAAAATGACTTatcagggtaattaacttttcgttttgttcacatttaggcaATTTTCTTTTTTCGTACACATTTAACTATTTAACTTGTTAATTTGTTCACATATTAGCATTGTCACCTGCTATAGCCAGGTGACATTGCCAATATGTAAACACATATAACAATTTAAATggtcaaatgtgtacaaaaataaagAAGTTATCTAAATGTGAACAAAGCGATAAAGATAATTACCCtcgtaagtcattttccctaaaaatTTGTAACCACAAACTTATATGCTTATGCAAGTTTTCTTTATCTCAATCACAAAAAGTGGTTTACGGGACAAGACTATTCCACACAGCACATGCAATTCTATTTCACCACAATCTTTTAACAAATTAGAATTGAATAAAATGCAGTATTTGACAAATAAGCATTTCCATTTCAATAAATCATAGAtacattataaatatttttaagtGATAGTTACAATTATAAGTTGGGAATTTAAAACCGTGACTAAATATGAAACTGTTAGATGGGTTGAGCATGTCAAATGAGTGGAAATCTAATGCTTACAAGCTTCTAAATCACATTatttagaaatcatgttattattttgaTATTATTATTAAGTCTAAATAAAAAAAACAGTGTTTAAGATTACTAATCGATATGTTCACACTTTATGATACATAAGAAAGTTCatttagttttattattattttttgaaaatactgGTATCAGACCTTGGCCTCCTAAATTACATGCAATATTCAGTTTGTTTATTTGtcttattttattatatgaaaataataattttaattcaTCACAACAATATTATAAGTTGCAAACTAAGCAGTATATTATTCATTACTACAGTATTCAAGCGTTCTAGAAAATGTGATGAAACAAGTTTATCCACATGCTTTTGGTCTTTGTCTATATTTACTTTTCCCCCAAAATAGGCATGGAAATCAATGTTTAATTTGTATCcaccaaattttattttttgctCATGAGCTAATATTTTCCAATCACTTGAATCACATTatttataaaaactatattattaTGTTTACAGATTAAAATACACAAACTTGTGAATTGAAAAACAatattattgttttaatatatttAAGTAGAAATGATAGATTTACTTGGGAATTTGTTCACAAGAAAATGATACATAAGACTTTGAAGTCAACATGGAAGTCAATGGACAATTTGTATCCACAAACTTGTATTGTTTTGGTCCAGGTTCACTTTTAATTTTCTCTTAATCAAAATAAGTGGTTTTGGTTCAAGTTTATTCCCCATAGTACACGTAATTACTTGGTCACAACTCTTTAACAATTTATGAATTGAAACCTATATATTGACAAACAAGCATTTATGTGTTTGAGAAATCAAAgatagtttataatttttttttaaatcattgtTCTATATTATAAAGTTGATTCTTAGTTTTAACGATTTAAAAAACTAGATACAACAGAATGAGTTGTTTTTAGTATTATTTGATGTAACAAGGTTAATGTGTCAAGTAAAGGAAACCTAttttaatttttggttttttaGCATGTTCTTAACAGTATGCTAGAGAAGGGGACAAAACTTGACATTGCACTTTGTGGAGTGTATATGACAATAAATAAAATTACAAGTTGCAAACTAAGCAGTACATCATTCACTGCTACAGTACTCTGGTGGTCAAGAAAAGTTGTGATGAAACAAGTTATTGTGATGGAAGACTTGGAAGTCAAAGGAAATTTTGTATCCACATGATTTTGTATTCACAAAATTGTATTGTTTTGTTCATGAGCTAATACATACAATCTCTTGAAtcacattattaaaaaaaatatatcattatttttatatattaaaatacacGAACTTGTGAGTTTAAAAACTATAGTATTGTTTTAATATATTTAAGTCGGAAATGATACGCATACTTTGAAGCCAACATGGAAGTCAATGGACAATTTGTATCCACGAAATTGTATTCTTTTGGGTCTGGTTCATTTTTAATTTTCTCTTAATCAAAATAAGTGGTTTTGGTCCAAAGTATATTCCGCATAGCACATGTAATTATTTGGTCACAAGTCTTAACACAGTATTGACAAACAAGCATTTATGTGTTTGAGAAATCGAAAATAGTTTATAAAATTTTGTAAATTATTGTTCTAAATTATAAAGTTGACTTTTAGGTTTAACGATTTAAAAAACTAGATATAGCAgaataagttctttttattattatttgatgTAACAAGGTTAATGTGTCAAGTAAAGGAAATCTATTTACATTCGGATAAtatcttttatgcttatctaCATTCTGTATAGCATGATTGTCTGCTTTTTTATAGCTTTCCTTGTTTATTGTATTTATACCCTTCTGGGTAATCCTTTgagatcaatatatatatatatatatatatatatatatatatatatatatatatatatatatatatatatataaaacctgATAAAACACCATGTTATATAAATTACAATGTTCAGGCAGAGTCTTGCCATGTGATTCTTATTTTCCTTGTCAGGTGATGTCTTTATGGaggttttacattttttttttttttattttcttaatagtATGCTGGAGAAGGGTACAAGACTTGACATTGCATTTTGTGGAGTTTAtatgaaaataaattttaatttataacagAAAATTTACAAGTTACAAATATGATGACTATGTAGCCCATGCATGTGATGTGTCAAACAAGTTATTGTCATGGGAGACTTGGAAGTCAATTAAAAATTTGTATCCACAAGACAAGACTGCATGCTTATGGTCTATCTATATTTACTTTTCCTTTGACCAAAACAAGACATGGAAATCAATGTTTGATTTGTATCCACAAAATTGTATTACTTGATCCACAAAATTGTATTACTTTGGACATGgactatttttctttttaattctcTCAGTCAATGAAAGTGATTTTTGGCTAAATCTATTCCCCATGTCACACGTAAATGCATTTGCCCACAAAAACGATATATATGATGGTTTTAAGAGTTATCATAATTAAAGATTATAAACTTGATTTTGAAATTTAATGATTTACAGAAatacctaaaatatattttttttattttaaaacttattcAAAGTGTAATCTAATACTTACAATCTCCTGAATCacattatttaaaaactttattattatttttatgtattgAAGTCAAGAATGATACATGAACTTGTGAGTTTAAAAAACTACATTATTATTTCAACATATTTAAGTGGGAAATGATACACGAACTTGTGAATATGTTAGCAGGCCAATAGTACATAATAGTTCTAAATAGTTTCACGGTAGACCTCACATATGATTCTTAAAGTCCACAAAGTAGCCCCCAAAGTTTATGTTATATCTCTGACACTTGGGTTCCCTAAATTACAGGAAACATTCGGTTTGTttaattgattattttattaaagtgtggTGTATACAAGACATGGTGTTTTTCAACTATTACAAGGTTCACATAGATAACTCACCCACTCGAGTTAGAAAAAACTGACCTGTAACATGGTTATGAGTATAATATATGATGCATCTTCAATGACCTaaagaaacaaatcaaataaagTAAAGGGCAAGGTTAGTCCTTATCTATATATACAATAAAACCCTCAAAAcacataataaaattaaaaaggggTTACCCTGCAAGAAAAAAGTAAAATTAAAGAAACAAGGAAAGCATCATAACACAAGAGGTAATGAATACATAAAATCTTTTTCATGCTCTGTGGGTTCAACCAACATTaatataatgataaaaaaaaaaacctacaaaATGAGAATGTTTTGGATAGCTAAAATGCATGTATAACCTACATTAAAGTAAGTAATTAACGACATGTAGAACTTTTGAAAGCCCACTAGTCAGCAGATTTAAAAAGAGTAATaatatcttgcaagaaattaccTTTCCAATTAAAATGGATTTTGCATTCTTGAAGCTATGACCAAATCTTTGACATTCGCCAGATGCCTATTTGCAATGTTTTCACCTGATAAATTAATTGACAAATTTAATTTGTTGCTCTGTTTTATAATATAAGCTActtaattaataaaacaaaaagaaTACTCAAAGACATTCCAATAAAGACTTATGATTGTAGACTAATCCATCTGAAAGTGTATCTCAATTCAAGCCCGATCCCTTTCCTAAAACAAATTGAAACTTAATGTATGTACTACAGAGGCATTGTCTGGGTATTGAATTCAATCTCATCTCAAGCAACAACATTATAATTATATACGGCATTTCTACTAATTGATGCTATTCTTTTTATTCTCTTGTCTTACATTCTAGATATGTTTACATTTTGGTAACTAATAGTGTTATAGGAATACAACATTGAATGAAGAGCTACCTTGAAAGTTTTCATTCAGCAACTTTGAAGTCAAGACAAAACTATATAAGCAAGTTCAATTTCAAACATATATACCCCTCACTACATAGTACATACACTCTTGCCATAACTATaaagtataaagtataaacaatccCCAGTTGTCCTTCTTAATTAAGCTAGAAGTAGTATACCATATATCCTAAATTTGCATAATATTCCACAA contains:
- the LOC128129500 gene encoding receptor-like protein EIX1, producing MGNWRGLGFHLIFVCVFLFAATYTCLGVGNVSVLCSEQERVALLKFKQSVEDPFGMLSSWVGNECCMWEGIQCDGVTGNVQRLHLKGDDYYYISGNKVSSSLAELRHLKYLDLSQNYFQGSRIPEFIGSLKQLTYLNLSDADFQGIIPPRIGNLSNLKVLDLSSNHHENFLKADDMAWAFGLSSLELLDLSYVDLSGAQNWDMMLHMIPSLKELSLSRCRLSNVNLGPFLNSSRILPNIKHLDLGYNSFKGPLPFLLQNMTSLTFLSLSGFNHSLAWNFPKLLSMIPSLSELHLSGCGLDKTHLSSPHLNYSTLSNIQHLDLSNNPRGGIFPSVLTNMSSLEVLDLSDTMLNSSLPIMPKLLELHLSGNKFKQIEDVGIWRQCHLKQLSVTDNEFAMEMIDTPKNASECSIYALEFLELSRSLKGRIPETLGGLANLRDLDLSYNKLTGSIPESLGRLRFLQVLDLSENQLNGSIPESLGKLASLTNLDLGSNLLDGTIPVSIGQLAKLRTLSIYNNSLEGAVTEAHFANLSVLKVLDASSNTKLTFNVSRGWIPPFQLISLSLSSCNIGNGFPQWLRHLRKLQILELSNATLSGPLPTWLRKMPIINFLDLSHNKLSGSLKNLPNAGNGDVYGPFRALLLEYNLFSGSIPRSLCRRTDLEVLDLSRNMLSGKIPNCVGDLQGLTAMRLSSNQLSGAIPSSIALISSLFWLNLNKNNFTGEVPPELGNLQGLEVLDLGDNKLYGNIPNWIGEKLTSLVVLSLHKNNFTGRIPPSLCKNSNLQILDLAYNNLTGTIPRCVGNLNGMVVSHRMNESYFDLDDDKNVIQVMKGVDLEYTTTWDIVFNMDLSSNKLVGEIPVELTALSLLVGLNLSNNHLRGGIPESVGKMKKLETLDFSKNKLSGSIPPSMAALTFLSHLNLSHNNLSGQIPTGNQLQTLIDDPSIYAGNKHLCGPPLQNTCSNHQDPTTTRSKKKHKAADEKMEVWLFYVDIMSGFGTGFWGVIGVLMFKKQWRHKLFMFAEETMDKIYVAVVVRVAKFKRGRE